From a region of the Toxotes jaculatrix isolate fToxJac2 chromosome 7, fToxJac2.pri, whole genome shotgun sequence genome:
- the gins4 gene encoding DNA replication complex GINS protein SLD5, whose translation MSDPLCDDGSDANQDDSQEDVMTPAELIAKLEEAWLNEKFSPELLENRSEVVECVMEQLTHMEANLQRVKKGDAKASIHRMEIDRIRFVLSSYLRSRLQKIEKFFPHVLEREKSRGEGDPPLLSPEEFAFAKEYYANTETYLKAVALKRMPPNLQTVDMLKAVPEPCLDSFVFLRVKERQDNILVEPETDDQREYVVDLEEGSQHLMRYRTIAPLVSSGAVQLI comes from the exons ATGTCGGACCCTTTGTGTGACGACGGCAGCGACGCCAACCAAGATGACAGTCAGGAGGATGTTATGACTCCGGCGGAGCTTATTGCTAAACTGGAAGAG GCCTGGCTGAATGAGAAGTTCTCCCCGGAGCTGCTGGAGAACAGATCAGAGGTGGTGGAGTGTGTGATGGAGCAGCTGACTCACATG GAAGCCAACTTGCAGCGGGTGAAGAAAGGTGATGCAAAGGCCAGCATCCATCGAATGGAAATAGACAGGATCCGCTTTGTTCTGAGCAGCTACCTGCGCTCTCGTCTGCAGAAG ATCGAAAAGTTTTTCCCACACGTCCTGGAGAGAGAAAAGTCTCGAGGCGAGGGAgatcctcctctgctctcacctGAGGAGTTTGCCTTTGCCAAAGA GTACTATGCCAACACAGAAACCTACCTGAAGGCTGTAGCACTGAAACGCATGCCTCCCAACCTACAGACCGTGGATATGCTCAAAGCAG TGCCTGAGCCCTGCCTGGACTCCTTTGTGTTTCTGCgggtgaaggagagacaggACAACATCTTGGTCGAGCCCGAAACAGATGATCAGAG AGAGTATGTGGTGGATCTTGAAGAGGGCTCTCAGCACCTAATGCGGTATCGAACTATAGCACCACTTGTTTCAAGTGGAGCTGTGCAGTTAATCTGA
- the arid5a gene encoding AT-rich interactive domain-containing protein 5A, with translation MAQEDQSETSQQTAASDEERETMNKASSPVIEIHDSTTECEEETRPNLVQMEEKAFVSRLRSFMKDKGSPIERIPHLGFKQINLWKIYKAVEKRGGYDLVTAQRLWKKVYDELGGSPGSTSAATCTRRHYERLVLPFERHIKGEEDKPLPPSKPRKPYKRNLDGKVNKAELKRKRTQSDREMDSERSPEPSCQSEAAMHPHSALWAAASDRHHPDCSQPNRAATDLCTPFYAHPLPVSTSSPWTAHIPVAAGEVISPLEKKKRMAQASLNLPPSPQSEDKERPSVIRCSQSPARASSSQNCNSSEGSPLPLSSSSSRSPSPYSVSSEDGPAGNEDKPASSSELSQNCSSSLKSASNCSEDNKSVSCAQISKDLAGPNKDISPASSQSLTTDSIKSQIKDSAWKPILKGRGKYVTHPFHTTSTSSFTKVIPKSAQLLRPAPIRPSYKIHQNRLVHQDDPLTCAKKLNNMAPWLYQTEKREKSRTMLQKVPPTQQSLSHSTSTLPVSCVLSSYDKSGRDSRHQPPLHPMFLPNRMRLPQSQLMYRHIPVGPAHSALIGTAVYPYPYSIPVLNPQSGYGLSPMNPIYHHKL, from the exons GCTTCTTCCCCTGTTATTGAGATTCATGACTCTACCACTGAATGCGAGGAGGAGACGAGACCCAATCTAGtgcagatggaggagaaggCTTTTGTGTCACGTCTGCGCTCTTTCATGAAGGACAAAGGTTCACCCATAGAAAGGATCCCACATCTGGGCTTCAAACAGA TTAATCTTTGGAAGATCTACAAAGCTGTTGAGAAACGTGGAGGCTATGATTTA GTGACGGCACAGCGTCTTTGGAAGAAAGTGTATGATGAGCTGGGAGGAAGTCCAGGTAGCACCAGTGCTGCTACTTGCACTCGCAGACACTATGAGAG GCTCGTGCTTCCCTTTGAAAGACACataaaaggagaggaagacaaacCTCTGCCACCAAGCAAACCACGGAAGCCTTATAAGAGAAACCTGGATGGCAAGGTCAACAAGGCTGaactgaagaggaaaaggacCCAGTCGGATAGAGAGATGGATTCTGAG AGGAGTCCAGAGCCTTCCTGCCAAAGTGAAGCAGCGATGCATCCTCACTCTGCTCTCTGGGCCGCCGCCTCTGACAGACACCATCCAGACTGCTCTCAGCCAAACAGAGCCGCCACCGATCTTTGCACTCCTTTCTATGCCCACCCTCTCCCGGTCTCCACATCCAGTCCATGGACTGCTCATATCCCAGTTGCTGCTGGAGAGGTCATCTCTCCTCTGGAGAAGAAAAAGCGAATGGCTCAGGCCAGCCTTAACTTGCCCCCAAGTCCACAGAGTGAGGATAAAGAACGGCCCTCCGTCATCCGCTGCTCCCAGTCTCCAGCCCGGGCTTCTTCCAGCCAGAACTGCAACTCCTCCGAGGGCTCCCCGCTCCCTttatcctcctcttcatcccgCAGCCCTTCTCCTTACTCGGTTTCATCAGAGGACGGTCCAGCAGGGAATGAAGATAAACCTGCATCAAGCTCAGAATTGAGCCAAAACTGTTCTAGCTCTCTTAAAAGTGCATCcaactgcagtgaggacaacaAGTCTGTGAGCTGTGCTCAGATATCCAAAGACCTTGCAGGACCAAATAAAGACATTAGTCCTGCTAGCTCCCAATCGCTGACCACTGACTCAATAAAAAGTCAGATTAAAGACTCTGCCTGGAAGCCAATCCTCAAAGGGAGAGGAAAATACGTCACCCATCCTTTCCACACAACATCAACCTCTAGTTTCACCAAAGTTATTCCAAAATCTGCGCAGCTTCTACGGCCTGCTCCTATTCGGCCAAGTTATAAAATCCACCAGAACAGGTTGGTGCACCAGGACGACCCTCTGACTTGTGCAAAAAAGCTGAATAACATGGCTCCGTGGCTTTAtcagacagagaagagggaaaaatcCAGGACAATGCTTCAAAAAGTTCCTCCCACTCAGCAGAGTCTGTCCCATTCCACCTCCACCCTGCCGGTGTCATGCGTCCTATCGAGCTACGACAAATCAGGGAGAGACTCTCGGCACCAGCCTCCATTACACCCCATGTTTCTGCCCAACAGAATGAGGCTACCTCAGTCCCAGCTAATGTACCGTCATATACCAGTGGGCCCAGCTCACTCTGCTCTCATTGGGACTGCTGTTTACCCATATCCCTACTCCATTCCTGTGCTAAATCCCCAAAGTGGATATGGCCTTTCTCCAATGAATCCCATTTATCACCAcaaactgtga